Part of the Rhodothermia bacterium genome is shown below.
ATACAGCCACATATCAAACGAACGCCGGAATTGCTTGGCCACGGGGTGTGTAAAACCGAGGTACGAGAAAAAGGCAACCCCCAATGACTTCCCTGCCTCATTGTGATAAGAGCGGTCTTTTTGTAGCAAAGCTATCAGGCCTTCGGCAACAGTGGCAAAGTCCTGCTGGCGCATCGCGACCAAAACAGCTTCGAGGATTGACTTGCCCGTGCCTTCCGGTAGCGCATCTGGTGGAGTAACAAGCCAAGTTAGCAAATTCGTGAGGCCGGAAATCCGAGGCCATTCCGAAGATAGCTTCGCATTTTGGTGCGGCGCCAAAAGTTCGGAAGCGCGTGCGGGATCGCTGAACAGCAAGACCTCCGCCAGTGCCAACGCAAATTCCAATTGACTGGGTTTTGCGGCATACAGTTCCTCTAATAGGGCTACACCAGCACCTATTTCGCCCTCGGCCACAAGCCTTTTGGCCTCCTCAAAGAGTTTCGTTTCTGGAGAAGGGATGTTTTCTGTAAGCCATTTTCGGAGGGCATGTTCTGGAAGTGCACCAGTAAACTCTGCGGCAACTTTTCCGGCAGAAAACAGCTTGACGGCAGGAATGCCCCGAATTTGATACCGTGCAGATATGTCTGGATTTTCATCGGTATTCAGTTTGACCAATGTCCAAACCTCCGATTGTTCTGCGGCCAATTTTTCCAAGATCGGGCCAATCATGCGGCAAGGCCCACACCAAGGTGCCCAAAAATCTACCAAAACAGGTTTATCGAAACTGGCCTGTATCACCGCCGCTTCAAACTGCGAGGCAGTGATGTCTCTTGTCGTGATTGTCATGATGTTTAAATTTTATATTTATTAGATTTATCTATATACACAGGAACCCACCATCATCATACAATCTGTTTTGTCAAATATGTTTTCGTATATCTTAAAACAGATTTAGATAGATAAAAATTATTGTGCCATTCATCATTCTGTTTCACTGAACTTCTTATCGTTAAGTTTTCTATTAACCTATAGCTTAAAATCAACCATGCGATTGTACGTTTTGTTTTTGATTTTTCTAAGTATTGCGGCTTGTTCGGCTCCCAAAGAGCAACAAAGCAGGATAGCTTCCAGCCATTATAACCCCTCTACGGACTCTCTGCGCTTTACGGGCGAGGTTCATTTGCGGAACATCAAGCAGCTTACTTTTGGTGGAAACAATGCTGAAGCCTACTGGAGCTTCGACGACAAACAACTAATTTTCCAGAGCGATTGGGGCCTAATCAATGGGCAAGGCTGTGACCAAATCTACCGGATGAATGCAGATGGTACCAAATTACCCAACGGAAAAGCGTATGAAGAAATTTCTACGGGCAAAGGTCGGACGACTTGCGCCTACTACTTGGAGGATGGGCGGATGGTGTTCGGCTCTACTCATGGCGCTGCCAAAGAATGTCCGCCTCCGGCCATGTTTGCACAAGGGCGCTATGTCTGGAGCATCTACGACTCCTACGATATTTATGTAACCGATAAGGATGGGAAAAACCCGAAAGTACTGATTGGAGGGCCAGGATATGATGCGGAGGCAACGACCTCGCCGGATGGCCGCTGGATTGTATTTACGTCCACACGTAGTGGCGATTTAGAATTGTGGCGCTATGACCTCAAAACGGGCGAAACCAAACAACTAACAAGTGATTTGGGTTATGACGGAGGCGCTTTTTTCTCACGAGACTCTAAGTACATTGTCTGGCGGGCCAGTCGCCCACAGGCCGGAGAAGAAGCCGAAACCTATAAATCGCTCTTGAAACAAAACCAAGTAGAGCCTAAGGCATTAGACCTCTATGTTTCGGATATTGAAGGCAAAAATGTGCGCCGTGTCACCCGTTTGGCAGGTGCGAATTGGGCGCCATTCTTTACGCCCGATGGAAAACGCATTGTTTTTGCGTCTAATCATCATAGCATGAACCGCGCCGGACGGGAAGCGGGCCGAGAATTTGCCGTTTTTATGGTGAATGTGGATGGAACCGGATTGCAACAAATCACGAAGTCGGGCACCTTCGAGGCGTTCCCTATGTTTTCGTTTAGTGGGAAAAAGATTGTTTTTGCCTCAAACCGTAATGTGAGCAGAACGCCCACACGCGACACCAA
Proteins encoded:
- the trxA gene encoding thioredoxin, translating into MTITTRDITASQFEAAVIQASFDKPVLVDFWAPWCGPCRMIGPILEKLAAEQSEVWTLVKLNTDENPDISARYQIRGIPAVKLFSAGKVAAEFTGALPEHALRKWLTENIPSPETKLFEEAKRLVAEGEIGAGVALLEELYAAKPSQLEFALALAEVLLFSDPARASELLAPHQNAKLSSEWPRISGLTNLLTWLVTPPDALPEGTGKSILEAVLVAMRQQDFATVAEGLIALLQKDRSYHNEAGKSLGVAFFSYLGFTHPVAKQFRRSFDMWLYA
- a CDS encoding PD40 domain-containing protein, with protein sequence MRLYVLFLIFLSIAACSAPKEQQSRIASSHYNPSTDSLRFTGEVHLRNIKQLTFGGNNAEAYWSFDDKQLIFQSDWGLINGQGCDQIYRMNADGTKLPNGKAYEEISTGKGRTTCAYYLEDGRMVFGSTHGAAKECPPPAMFAQGRYVWSIYDSYDIYVTDKDGKNPKVLIGGPGYDAEATTSPDGRWIVFTSTRSGDLELWRYDLKTGETKQLTSDLGYDGGAFFSRDSKYIVWRASRPQAGEEAETYKSLLKQNQVEPKALDLYVSDIEGKNVRRVTRLAGANWAPFFTPDGKRIVFASNHHSMNRAGREAGREFAVFMVNVDGTGLQQITKSGTFEAFPMFSFSGKKIVFASNRNVSRTPTRDTNIFVADWVENPEPVDMNFKGWK